From the genome of Geminocystis herdmanii PCC 6308, one region includes:
- the lpxA gene encoding acyl-ACP--UDP-N-acetylglucosamine O-acyltransferase produces the protein MLRIVIHPTAIIDPKAELHPTVEIAPNVVIGADVKIGANTIIGANVVISGPIEIGCDNQIFPGAALGFAPQDLKYKGGKSFVKIGDRNIIREYVTINRATGEGEETIIGNDNLLMAYVHVAHNCILGNGIVIANSVALAGHVEVESKAVIGGMLGVHQFVKIGKMAMLGGMSRIDRDVPPYMLVEGNPSHVRSLNLVALKRNKFDTEDISLMKKAYKILYRSNLTINQALKELELLCNNEHINHLSTFIESSVNNKHRRGLINGTK, from the coding sequence ATTTTACGAATCGTGATACATCCCACTGCTATTATTGATCCCAAAGCTGAATTACATCCTACCGTCGAAATTGCTCCCAATGTCGTTATTGGTGCCGATGTCAAAATTGGTGCTAATACCATTATCGGTGCTAATGTGGTGATTTCTGGACCTATTGAAATTGGTTGTGATAATCAGATTTTTCCCGGTGCTGCCCTCGGTTTTGCCCCTCAAGATTTAAAATATAAAGGTGGAAAAAGTTTTGTTAAAATTGGCGATCGCAATATTATTCGAGAATATGTCACCATTAACCGCGCCACAGGAGAAGGAGAGGAAACGATTATCGGCAATGACAATCTCTTAATGGCTTATGTCCATGTTGCCCATAATTGTATCTTAGGTAATGGCATTGTGATTGCTAATTCCGTCGCTCTAGCGGGTCATGTGGAGGTAGAATCAAAAGCAGTGATAGGCGGTATGTTAGGGGTTCATCAATTCGTAAAAATTGGTAAAATGGCTATGCTAGGCGGTATGAGTAGGATCGATCGAGATGTACCCCCTTATATGTTAGTCGAAGGCAACCCTTCCCATGTTCGATCTCTCAATTTAGTTGCCCTCAAAAGAAATAAATTCGATACTGAAGATATTTCCTTGATGAAAAAAGCCTATAAAATATTATATCGATCGAACCTCACCATCAATCAAGCCTTAAAAGAATTAGAACTGTTGTGTAATAATGAACACATTAATCATTTAAGCACATTTATCGAATCCTCCGTCAACAATAAACATAGACGAGGATTAATCAACGGAACAAAATAA
- the petG gene encoding cytochrome b6-f complex subunit V — translation MIEPLLLGIVLGLIPVTLIGLFFAAYRQYKRSSEIGLE, via the coding sequence ATGATTGAACCCTTATTACTAGGCATTGTTTTAGGCTTAATTCCCGTTACACTTATCGGTTTATTTTTTGCCGCCTACCGTCAATATAAACGCAGTAGCGAAATTGGCTTAGAATAA
- the uvrB gene encoding excinuclease ABC subunit UvrB has protein sequence MFSLEAPFKPMGDQPKAIERLIQSLQAGYSFQTLLGATGTGKTYTIACTIEQWQKPTLVLAHNKTLAAQLCNELRQFFPHNAVEYFVSYYDYYQPEAYIPVTDTYIEKTSSINDEIDMFRHSATRSLFERKDVIVVASISCIYGLGMPVEYLKASIPLRVGVEYDPRQLIRDLVNVQYSRNDIDLRRATFRIKGDVLEVVPAYEDRVIRVEFFGDEIEAISLLDPVTSQLLEELKQINVYPAKHFVTPKDQLECAIEHIKEELEERLIVLEKEGKLVEAQRLKQKTNYDLEMLKEVGYCNGVENYSRHLTGRKAGQPPDCLVDYFPEDWLLIVDESHVTVPQIKGMYNGDQARKKVLIDHGFRLPSASDNRPLKADEFWQKVKKCIFVSATPSEWEIERSNHEIVEQIIRPTGILDPQVFVRPSEGQIDDLFAEIKERIKKKERVLITTLTKKMSEDLTEYLQERGINVQYLHSEIQSIERIEILQGLRAGEFDVLIGVNLLREGLDLPEVSLVIILDADKEGFLRSEKSLIQTIGRAARHVNGQAILYADNFTKSIEKAINETNRRREIQFKYNQDNNIIPRSIVKKSSNSILEFLDISRKLNNQELEEVCTHIEEIGLDQIPILIKQLEEKMLQASKDLEFEKAVEYRDKIKSLRSQMSTINKS, from the coding sequence ATGTTTAGTTTAGAAGCACCTTTTAAGCCTATGGGAGATCAACCAAAGGCGATCGAGCGGCTGATACAATCATTACAGGCTGGATATTCTTTTCAAACTTTGCTGGGTGCTACGGGTACGGGAAAGACTTATACTATTGCTTGTACGATCGAGCAGTGGCAAAAACCGACTTTGGTATTGGCACATAATAAAACTTTGGCGGCTCAGTTATGTAATGAGTTGAGGCAATTTTTCCCTCACAATGCGGTGGAATATTTTGTCAGTTATTATGATTATTATCAACCAGAAGCCTATATTCCTGTCACGGATACTTATATTGAGAAAACTTCTTCTATTAATGATGAGATTGATATGTTTCGTCATTCGGCAACTCGATCGCTCTTTGAAAGAAAAGATGTTATCGTGGTGGCTTCTATTAGTTGTATCTATGGTTTGGGGATGCCTGTGGAATATTTGAAAGCCTCTATTCCTCTGAGGGTTGGAGTGGAATATGATCCTCGTCAATTGATTCGAGATTTAGTCAATGTACAATATAGTCGCAATGATATTGATCTGCGTCGTGCTACTTTTCGCATTAAGGGGGATGTTTTAGAAGTTGTCCCTGCCTACGAGGATCGAGTTATACGGGTAGAATTTTTTGGAGATGAAATTGAAGCAATTTCTCTTTTAGACCCTGTTACTAGCCAATTATTAGAGGAATTAAAGCAAATTAATGTCTATCCTGCCAAGCACTTTGTAACACCAAAAGACCAATTAGAGTGTGCGATCGAACATATTAAGGAAGAATTAGAGGAAAGATTAATAGTTTTAGAAAAAGAGGGAAAATTAGTTGAGGCACAAAGATTAAAACAAAAAACTAACTACGATTTGGAGATGTTAAAAGAGGTGGGATATTGTAATGGGGTGGAAAATTATTCTCGTCATTTAACAGGCAGAAAAGCAGGACAACCTCCTGATTGTTTAGTGGATTATTTCCCTGAAGATTGGCTTTTAATTGTGGATGAATCTCATGTTACTGTACCTCAAATTAAGGGAATGTATAATGGTGATCAAGCTAGGAAAAAAGTGTTAATTGATCATGGTTTTCGTTTACCTAGTGCTTCTGATAATCGTCCTTTAAAAGCGGATGAGTTTTGGCAAAAGGTGAAAAAATGTATCTTCGTTTCTGCTACTCCTAGTGAGTGGGAAATTGAACGATCGAACCATGAAATTGTGGAACAAATTATTCGCCCTACTGGTATTTTAGATCCTCAAGTTTTTGTTAGACCTAGTGAGGGACAAATTGATGATTTATTTGCGGAAATTAAAGAAAGAATTAAGAAAAAAGAAAGGGTTTTAATTACTACTTTAACTAAGAAGATGTCAGAAGATTTGACGGAATATTTACAAGAACGAGGGATAAATGTACAATATTTACATTCGGAAATTCAATCGATCGAACGTATTGAGATTTTACAAGGTTTAAGAGCTGGAGAGTTTGATGTTTTAATTGGAGTGAATTTATTAAGGGAAGGTTTAGATTTACCTGAAGTTTCTTTGGTGATTATTTTAGATGCTGATAAAGAAGGTTTTTTACGATCAGAAAAGTCTTTAATTCAAACGATTGGTAGGGCTGCACGTCATGTTAATGGCCAAGCTATTTTATACGCTGATAATTTTACTAAAAGCATAGAAAAAGCGATTAATGAAACTAATCGTCGTCGAGAAATTCAGTTTAAATATAATCAAGATAATAATATTATTCCTCGATCGATCGTCAAAAAATCAAGTAATTCTATTTTAGAATTTTTAGATATATCCAGAAAATTAAATAATCAAGAATTAGAAGAAGTTTGTACTCATATTGAAGAAATAGGTTTAGATCAAATACCTATTTTAATTAAACAATTAGAGGAAAAGATGCTACAAGCATCAAAAGATTTAGAGTTTGAAAAAGCAGTAGAATATCGAGATAAAATTAAAAGTTTACGATCGCAAATGTCCACTATTAATAAGAGTTAA
- a CDS encoding ExbD/TolR family protein, with product MTQLSEKSQLSEKKSANHHKFGVKPFKLWQDINAQEVSIEIVPMIDVIFCILTFFILAAVGFSRQQALSLNLPQASTGTSQMREMLVVSLDNRGQLYLEKQPVSQVQLYSAIKNYHSLNPSGLMVLHASQEVRYSQVIEVLDMLKEVGGERVALATLPGKSQAPTQTVDPYSGFNPYYPSYPDSSTTPQPTQPPAPVSPTPPPLP from the coding sequence ATGACTCAATTATCTGAAAAATCTCAACTATCGGAAAAAAAATCAGCCAATCACCATAAATTTGGCGTAAAACCCTTTAAACTCTGGCAAGATATTAACGCCCAAGAAGTCAGTATCGAAATTGTGCCAATGATTGACGTAATTTTTTGTATTTTGACTTTTTTCATTCTTGCCGCCGTAGGATTTTCCCGTCAACAAGCCTTGAGTTTAAACCTACCCCAAGCCAGTACAGGCACATCTCAAATGCGAGAAATGTTAGTCGTTAGTTTAGACAATCGAGGACAACTATACTTAGAAAAACAACCCGTTAGCCAAGTGCAATTATATAGTGCCATCAAAAACTATCATAGTTTGAACCCTAGCGGATTAATGGTACTTCACGCTTCCCAAGAAGTCCGTTATAGTCAAGTCATTGAAGTCTTAGATATGCTCAAAGAAGTAGGGGGAGAAAGAGTTGCCTTAGCCACTTTACCCGGTAAATCTCAAGCGCCAACTCAAACCGTTGATCCTTATTCTGGTTTTAACCCCTATTATCCTAGTTATCCCGATAGTTCTACCACTCCACAACCAACCCAACCTCCAGCACCAGTATCACCCACACCTCCTCCCCTTCCTTAA
- a CDS encoding MotA/TolQ/ExbB proton channel family protein, protein MTLAELIEKGGVAIWPLLFLSILALGTIIERIWFWSKVLIKEEQILNNIMDAAATNWEKTLEITSRYRSHPLGKFLNTPLQLDNPEPEIFHLALETGADDELALMRKGDKILEGVIALSPLLGLLGTVLGLIRSLGSISLSDLGTGATSGVTQGIGESLISTAVGLIVAITSVVFYRLFQAFWFNQVRVFRKAGSDLEVIYRQRWIQREEEMRIGLSRDK, encoded by the coding sequence GTGACTTTAGCCGAATTAATTGAAAAAGGTGGCGTAGCGATATGGCCTTTACTATTTTTATCCATTCTTGCCTTGGGTACTATCATCGAACGTATTTGGTTTTGGTCAAAAGTATTGATCAAAGAAGAACAAATTTTAAACAATATTATGGACGCTGCTGCCACTAATTGGGAAAAAACTTTAGAGATTACCTCTCGATACCGTAGTCATCCATTAGGAAAGTTTTTAAATACCCCTTTACAATTAGATAATCCCGAACCTGAAATATTCCACTTAGCCTTAGAAACAGGAGCAGATGATGAATTAGCCCTAATGCGTAAAGGTGACAAAATTTTAGAAGGAGTTATTGCCTTATCTCCCTTGTTAGGATTATTAGGTACAGTTTTAGGGTTAATTCGTTCTTTAGGCTCGATTTCTCTCAGTGACTTAGGCACTGGTGCAACTTCAGGAGTTACTCAAGGTATTGGGGAATCTTTAATTTCTACAGCCGTGGGATTAATCGTAGCTATTACTAGCGTAGTTTTTTATCGATTATTTCAGGCTTTTTGGTTTAACCAAGTACGAGTTTTTAGGAAAGCTGGAAGTGATTTAGAAGTTATTTATCGTCAGCGATGGATTCAACGAGAAGAAGAAATGAGAATTGGTTTATCAAGGGATAAGTGA
- a CDS encoding diguanylate cyclase, producing MNEYDFSPENNLIESILIVDDQPANLRVLSKMLEIKNYKVKKAPDGETAILAAQSNPPDLILLDILMPDMDGYTVCQKLKSEEKTKDIPVIFISALSDVFDKIKAFEVGGIDYITKPFQEEEVIARISSQLTIQTQRKLLEKEQQLIKKEQENLRKEIRQRKEAEAILYQSRALISSILNASLDGIAALEAVRDTQTGEIKDFRCIVVNPVTAQIFNSQPEDLTGKLVFKKFISKIKPELFPAFIKVVETGKSLEEDIRYNHKNTQKWFHFIAVKLGDGFSVTVRDITVRKKLELKLSKLATIDGLTGVYNRHFFDNTLNQEWQRCGREKQPLSLILCDVDYFKPYNDIYGHQAGDKCLIRVAQIMNNIVKRASDFLARYGGEEFAIILPNTPLEGAIKISEELRQAIENLKIPHEKSQVSQYITLSLGVASVIPSPESSIESLIKMADNALYDAKESGRNQVKYHIL from the coding sequence ATGAATGAATATGATTTTTCCCCAGAAAATAACCTTATTGAAAGTATTTTAATCGTTGATGATCAACCTGCTAATTTAAGAGTACTTTCAAAGATGTTAGAGATAAAAAACTATAAAGTAAAAAAAGCCCCTGATGGAGAAACCGCAATTTTAGCAGCTCAATCTAATCCACCAGACTTAATTTTACTAGATATTTTAATGCCAGATATGGATGGTTATACTGTTTGCCAAAAACTCAAGTCAGAGGAAAAAACAAAAGATATTCCCGTTATTTTTATTAGTGCTTTAAGTGATGTATTTGATAAAATAAAAGCCTTTGAAGTAGGGGGAATTGATTATATAACTAAACCTTTTCAAGAAGAAGAAGTTATCGCTCGTATTAGTAGTCAATTAACTATTCAAACCCAAAGAAAATTATTAGAAAAAGAGCAACAATTAATTAAAAAAGAGCAAGAAAATCTTAGAAAAGAAATTCGTCAAAGAAAAGAAGCTGAAGCAATTTTATATCAATCGAGGGCTTTAATCTCTAGTATTTTAAATGCCTCCCTTGATGGCATTGCCGCCTTAGAAGCTGTAAGAGACACACAAACGGGAGAAATCAAAGATTTTCGTTGTATCGTAGTAAACCCTGTTACCGCCCAAATTTTTAATAGTCAACCAGAAGATTTAACAGGAAAATTAGTTTTTAAAAAATTTATTAGTAAAATTAAACCAGAGTTATTTCCAGCTTTTATCAAAGTAGTAGAAACAGGGAAATCTTTAGAAGAAGATATTAGATATAATCATAAAAATACTCAAAAATGGTTTCATTTTATTGCCGTCAAATTAGGTGATGGTTTTTCTGTCACCGTGAGAGATATTACCGTTAGAAAAAAATTAGAATTGAAACTAAGTAAATTAGCCACTATTGACGGTTTAACAGGGGTTTATAATCGACACTTTTTTGATAATACTTTAAATCAAGAATGGCAACGTTGTGGGAGAGAAAAACAACCCTTATCTCTTATTCTTTGTGATGTGGATTATTTTAAACCTTATAATGATATTTATGGCCATCAAGCAGGAGATAAATGTTTAATTAGAGTAGCACAAATAATGAATAATATCGTTAAAAGAGCCTCCGATTTTTTAGCTCGTTATGGCGGTGAAGAATTTGCGATAATTTTACCTAATACGCCCTTAGAAGGTGCAATTAAAATTAGTGAAGAATTGAGACAGGCAATAGAAAATTTAAAAATTCCCCATGAAAAATCTCAGGTTAGTCAGTATATTACTTTAAGTTTAGGTGTTGCTTCTGTTATTCCTTCCCCTGAAAGTTCCATTGAATCTTTAATTAAAATGGCTGATAATGCCTTATATGATGCTAAAGAAAGTGGTAGAAATCAAGTAAAATATCATATTCTATAG
- the amt gene encoding ammonium transporter translates to MTDLQWILICAGLVFLMQPGFMCLESGLTRSKNNINVAVKNLADFGISVALFWMFGYALMFGLSWGGFIGTQGFFIDVGDNSELGAFFLFQAMFCSTATTIVSGAVAERLKFGAYIIASIIISGIIYPVFGHWVWNGIDNTHTQFTGWLGNLGFVDFAGCTVVHSIGAWVAFALLLIIGPRHDRFSVDKINGSNLPLSVLGVMLLWIAWFGFNGGSIFVFDNHVPKILVNTLMAGVAGMISGCFFGWQKYKIPEVEFLMNGTIAGLVSITASCHVVSTPQAVIIGAIGGYLMLFTKSQFERYKIDDAVDAVAVHGIGGTWGILAVALFGKPELLGTGLNSFQQLLVQLLGIIVCFVWGFGVAYLLLNISNHFFPLRVSLEEEDIGLNVSEHRAKTEVYDLLTTMDTQIKTQNLSLRVPVEPFTEVGHIATRYNQVMESLEKSTAQLQAGNIELALAKEKAEIANQTKSIFLANMSHELRTPMNAILGFSQIMMRSNTLPEDHKENINIIHRSGNYLLNLINNVLDLSKIEAGKMTLNEKNFDLYTLLEEIEDLLQLKAEEKELQLNFERENNVPRYIYTDETKLRQVLINLLNNAIKFTQEGGVNLFIYLTPHQIFKDDQISITFAVEDTGAGIAQKDLGKVFEAFSQTEVGRNSQEGTGLGLPISRKFVQLMGGDITIKSKLGEGSIFSFDIVTKIVNADEVELEQRSYSRHVVALKSGQQRYRILVVDDRPMNRLLLIKLLQPLGFELKEAGNGQEAIEIWDDWKPHLIWMDMRMPVMDGYEATQHIKGTIKGNATAIIALTASVLEEEKAVILSAGCDDFIRKPFKESVIFEAMAKHLGVEYIYEEETHMASVSTSQPLTLEDLQIMPSLWIEKLYQASVDLDDDLILELIAQIPKKNQALIEKLTNLVDNFQLKKIRKLIEKE, encoded by the coding sequence ATGACTGACTTACAATGGATTTTAATTTGTGCGGGGTTAGTATTTTTAATGCAACCGGGGTTTATGTGTCTGGAGTCGGGGTTAACTCGATCGAAAAACAATATAAATGTAGCAGTAAAGAATTTAGCAGATTTTGGTATTTCCGTTGCCTTATTTTGGATGTTTGGTTATGCCTTGATGTTTGGCTTGAGTTGGGGAGGATTTATTGGCACTCAAGGCTTTTTTATTGACGTGGGAGATAACTCAGAGTTAGGCGCTTTTTTCTTGTTTCAGGCAATGTTTTGCAGTACCGCCACCACCATTGTATCAGGAGCAGTGGCAGAAAGATTAAAATTTGGTGCTTATATTATCGCTTCTATAATTATTTCTGGCATTATATACCCTGTTTTCGGTCATTGGGTTTGGAATGGTATTGATAACACTCATACTCAATTTACAGGATGGTTAGGAAATCTAGGTTTTGTGGACTTTGCAGGGTGTACAGTAGTTCATTCCATCGGTGCTTGGGTAGCATTTGCCCTTTTACTTATTATAGGTCCTCGGCACGATCGTTTTTCGGTGGATAAAATAAATGGCTCAAATTTGCCTTTATCCGTCTTAGGTGTCATGTTACTGTGGATTGCGTGGTTTGGTTTTAACGGTGGTAGTATTTTTGTTTTTGATAATCATGTCCCCAAAATTTTAGTCAATACCCTCATGGCAGGAGTGGCAGGAATGATTAGTGGTTGCTTTTTTGGTTGGCAAAAGTATAAAATACCCGAAGTAGAATTTTTGATGAATGGTACGATCGCAGGGTTAGTTTCCATTACAGCTTCTTGTCATGTGGTTTCTACTCCCCAAGCGGTAATTATTGGGGCGATTGGTGGTTATTTAATGTTATTTACCAAGTCACAATTTGAGCGTTATAAAATTGATGACGCAGTAGATGCTGTTGCCGTGCATGGTATAGGAGGCACTTGGGGCATTTTAGCCGTAGCTTTATTTGGTAAACCAGAGTTACTTGGCACAGGTTTAAACTCTTTTCAACAATTATTAGTACAATTATTAGGGATTATCGTCTGTTTTGTTTGGGGTTTTGGGGTGGCTTATCTATTACTTAATATCAGTAATCATTTTTTCCCCTTACGAGTCTCTTTAGAAGAAGAAGATATAGGTTTAAATGTATCCGAGCATAGAGCAAAAACTGAGGTTTATGACTTACTAACAACAATGGATACTCAAATTAAAACGCAAAATCTTAGTTTGCGTGTACCAGTTGAACCTTTTACGGAAGTAGGACATATTGCCACCCGTTACAATCAAGTCATGGAATCTTTAGAAAAATCCACCGCCCAACTTCAAGCAGGAAATATAGAATTAGCCTTAGCCAAAGAAAAAGCTGAAATCGCCAATCAAACGAAAAGTATCTTTTTGGCGAATATGAGTCACGAATTGCGCACTCCCATGAATGCTATTTTAGGTTTCTCTCAAATTATGATGCGATCGAACACCCTACCAGAAGACCATAAAGAAAATATTAACATAATCCATCGCAGTGGGAACTATCTTTTAAATTTAATTAATAATGTATTAGATTTATCGAAGATAGAAGCAGGAAAAATGACATTGAATGAGAAAAACTTCGATCTCTATACATTATTAGAGGAAATTGAAGACTTATTGCAATTAAAAGCCGAAGAAAAGGAATTACAATTAAACTTTGAGCGAGAAAATAATGTGCCTCGCTATATTTACACTGATGAGACTAAATTGCGTCAAGTATTGATAAATTTGTTAAATAACGCCATCAAATTTACCCAAGAAGGAGGAGTTAACCTGTTTATCTATTTAACTCCTCATCAAATTTTCAAAGATGATCAAATTAGTATCACCTTTGCCGTAGAAGATACTGGTGCAGGAATAGCCCAAAAAGATTTAGGCAAAGTTTTTGAAGCCTTCTCTCAAACAGAAGTCGGCAGAAATAGTCAAGAAGGTACAGGTTTAGGTTTACCCATTAGCCGTAAATTTGTGCAACTCATGGGAGGAGACATCACCATCAAGAGTAAACTAGGGGAAGGAAGTATCTTTAGTTTTGACATTGTCACTAAAATAGTCAATGCCGATGAAGTGGAATTAGAACAACGATCGTACTCCCGTCATGTGGTAGCCTTAAAATCAGGACAACAAAGGTATCGAATCTTAGTAGTGGACGATCGACCCATGAATCGTTTACTATTAATCAAACTATTACAACCCTTAGGATTTGAATTGAAAGAAGCAGGAAACGGACAAGAAGCGATCGAAATATGGGATGATTGGAAACCTCACCTAATTTGGATGGATATGCGAATGCCCGTCATGGATGGTTACGAAGCAACCCAACATATCAAAGGCACAATCAAAGGTAACGCCACCGCCATAATTGCCCTAACTGCTAGTGTCTTAGAAGAAGAAAAAGCCGTCATTTTATCCGCAGGATGTGACGATTTTATCAGAAAACCCTTTAAAGAATCAGTTATCTTTGAGGCAATGGCAAAACACTTGGGAGTAGAATATATTTATGAAGAAGAAACTCATATGGCTAGTGTATCCACCAGTCAACCTTTAACCCTTGAAGATTTACAAATAATGCCCTCATTGTGGATAGAAAAACTATATCAAGCATCCGTTGATCTCGATGATGATTTAATATTAGAATTAATAGCACAAATTCCAAAAAAAAATCAGGCATTGATAGAAAAACTCACCAACTTAGTCGATAACTTTCAACTTAAAAAAATCAGAAAACTCATTGAAAAGGAATAA
- a CDS encoding cytochrome c biogenesis protein CcdA yields the protein MFESVSTKLYHLQQLAEQLVANQLNHLSLVSILVILFTGLITSLTPCMLSMLPLTIAYIGGYEDKGKLASFVQSSYFAFGLATTLAILGVFAALLGKVYGQIGIGLPIIVSSIAIIMGLNLLEIIPLKFPNWDTTNWIKDNFPSNLKSYLLGLTFGLIASPCSTPVLITLLAYIASSKNIVIGAIFLIFYAIGYVFPLILAGTFTGTLKSLLNLRIITQWINPLSGAVLLIFGIFSLASRFSI from the coding sequence ATTTTTGAATCTGTATCCACAAAACTGTATCATTTGCAACAATTAGCCGAACAATTAGTTGCTAATCAATTAAATCATCTTAGCCTTGTTTCTATTCTCGTTATTTTATTTACAGGCTTAATTACCAGTCTTACCCCTTGTATGTTATCCATGCTTCCCTTGACGATCGCCTATATTGGAGGTTATGAAGATAAAGGGAAATTAGCTTCTTTTGTGCAATCGAGTTATTTTGCCTTCGGGTTAGCCACTACTTTAGCTATTCTGGGGGTTTTTGCCGCCTTATTAGGTAAAGTTTACGGGCAAATTGGTATTGGTTTACCGATTATTGTTAGCTCGATCGCTATTATAATGGGTTTAAATTTATTAGAGATAATTCCCTTAAAATTTCCAAATTGGGATACCACAAACTGGATAAAAGATAACTTTCCTAGTAATCTAAAATCTTACCTGTTGGGGTTAACTTTTGGTTTGATAGCCTCTCCTTGTAGTACTCCAGTTTTAATTACTTTATTAGCTTATATTGCTAGTAGTAAAAATATTGTGATTGGTGCAATTTTTCTTATTTTTTATGCGATTGGATATGTTTTTCCTCTAATCTTAGCAGGTACATTTACCGGGACATTAAAAAGTTTGCTAAATTTACGCATTATTACTCAGTGGATAAATCCCCTTAGTGGAGCAGTTTTATTAATCTTTGGTATTTTTTCCCTTGCTTCTCGTTTTAGTATTTAA